One segment of Streptomyces sp. NBC_00576 DNA contains the following:
- a CDS encoding aminotransferase-like domain-containing protein → MQERSSVGELANRLRQELNRYSPGGKLPSSRVLVERFRVSPVTVSRALAQLAAEGLVVTRPGAGAYRAEARPSSAPAGDTSWQEVALSADGAADLVPRTVNAAGVVVSLAAPPPGVIEFNGGYLHPSLQPERAMAAALSRAGRRPGAWGRPPLDGLPELREWFARGIGGAVTAAEVLITAGGQAGLTTALRALAPPGAPVLVESPTYPGMLAIARAAGLRPVPVPMDADGVRPPLLADAFRATGARVFVCQPLFQNPTGAVLAPERRAEVLRIAREAGAFVIEDDFVRRLVHEDAAPLPRPLAAEDPDGVVVHVGSLTKATSPSFRVSALAARGPVLERLRAIQIVDTFFVPRPLQEAALELVGSPAWPRHLRAVSTELRVRRDAMTSALLTALPQLSLPHIPSGGYHLWLRLADGTGGTSQAFGSGGESALVAAALRAGVAITPGRPYFSAEPPASHVRLSFAAVAGTGEIGEGVRRLRTACDEVL, encoded by the coding sequence ATGCAAGAGCGTAGCAGTGTCGGTGAACTGGCGAATCGGCTGCGACAGGAACTCAACCGCTACTCTCCAGGTGGAAAGCTGCCATCGAGCAGGGTGCTGGTGGAGCGCTTCCGGGTGAGCCCGGTGACCGTCTCCAGAGCGCTCGCCCAACTGGCCGCCGAGGGTCTGGTCGTGACCCGCCCGGGGGCCGGCGCGTACCGCGCGGAGGCCCGGCCCTCGTCCGCCCCCGCCGGGGACACCTCCTGGCAGGAGGTCGCCCTGAGCGCGGACGGCGCCGCCGACCTCGTACCGCGCACGGTGAACGCCGCCGGTGTCGTCGTATCGCTCGCCGCGCCGCCGCCCGGCGTGATCGAGTTCAACGGAGGCTATCTGCACCCCTCCCTCCAGCCCGAGCGGGCGATGGCGGCGGCCCTCTCACGTGCCGGACGCCGTCCCGGGGCGTGGGGCCGGCCGCCCCTGGACGGGCTGCCGGAACTGCGCGAGTGGTTCGCGCGGGGCATCGGCGGCGCCGTCACGGCGGCCGAGGTGCTGATCACGGCGGGCGGCCAGGCGGGCCTGACGACAGCCCTGCGAGCCCTCGCCCCGCCCGGCGCCCCGGTACTGGTCGAGTCGCCCACCTACCCCGGCATGCTGGCGATCGCCCGCGCGGCCGGCCTGCGCCCGGTGCCGGTCCCGATGGACGCGGACGGGGTGCGCCCGCCGCTGTTGGCCGACGCGTTCCGGGCGACCGGCGCCCGGGTGTTCGTCTGCCAGCCCCTGTTCCAGAACCCGACCGGCGCCGTGCTCGCGCCCGAACGGCGCGCGGAGGTGCTGCGGATCGCCCGCGAGGCCGGTGCCTTCGTGATCGAGGACGACTTCGTACGGCGGCTGGTGCACGAGGACGCGGCGCCACTGCCGCGCCCGCTCGCGGCGGAGGACCCCGACGGTGTGGTCGTCCACGTCGGCTCGCTCACCAAGGCGACCTCGCCGAGCTTCCGGGTGAGCGCGCTCGCGGCCCGGGGTCCGGTGCTGGAACGGCTGCGCGCCATCCAGATCGTCGACACCTTCTTCGTCCCTCGCCCGCTGCAGGAAGCGGCCCTGGAACTCGTCGGCTCACCGGCCTGGCCCCGTCATCTGCGCGCGGTGTCAACGGAGTTGAGGGTCCGTCGGGATGCCATGACGTCCGCGCTGCTGACCGCCCTTCCCCAACTGTCCCTGCCCCACATCCCCTCGGGGGGCTACCACCTCTGGCTTCGCCTCGCCGACGGTACTGGGGGCACCTCCCAGGCTTTCGGCTCCGGGGGAGAGTCCGCCCTTGTCGCGGCCGCACTGCGCGCGGGCGTCGCGATCACCCCCGGCCGTCCCTACTTCAGCGCCGAACCCCCGGCGTCACACGTGCGGTTGAGCTTCGCGGCGGTCGCGGGGACGGGGGAGATCGGGGAGGGGGTACGGAGGCTGCGTACGGCCTGTGACGAGGTGCTGTGA
- a CDS encoding GNAT family N-acetyltransferase, whose protein sequence is MSDDAPALPEGYEISVDPARVDVERVHRWLSTDAYWALDRPRAKFEDVIAHSLNFGVYDSTSGEQVAYARVVTDQGLFAWLCDVYVDRSARGTGVGTAMVREVRDHLGALGVHRILLATHDAHGVYEKIGFRPLAKPDQWMALYFE, encoded by the coding sequence ATGAGCGACGACGCCCCCGCCCTCCCCGAGGGCTACGAGATCTCCGTCGATCCTGCCCGGGTCGATGTCGAGCGTGTGCACCGCTGGCTGTCGACCGACGCCTACTGGGCGTTGGACCGGCCCCGGGCGAAGTTCGAGGACGTGATCGCGCACTCGCTCAACTTCGGGGTGTACGACTCGACTTCGGGGGAGCAGGTGGCGTACGCGCGGGTGGTGACCGATCAAGGGCTCTTCGCGTGGCTGTGCGATGTGTATGTCGACCGGTCGGCGCGGGGCACGGGCGTCGGTACGGCGATGGTGCGCGAGGTGCGCGATCACCTCGGGGCGCTCGGGGTGCACCGCATCCTGCTCGCCACGCACGACGCGCATGGCGTCTACGAGAAGATCGGTTTCCGGCCGCTCGCCAAACCCGATCAATGGATGGCGCTCTACTTCGAGTGA